A single Drechmeria coniospora strain ARSEF 6962 chromosome 03, whole genome shotgun sequence DNA region contains:
- a CDS encoding kinase domain containing protein, whose translation MLPRVPSKRNCPAAGEAEMVPAHVPSALPASDGDDGMGPNIIFLTHARANLWSGIRGAMKAIGRASRSGESHTQASCPPAPIPQPSRHPNGALPSESESSPVLDWSAARNRAVQGKGKSVIGERGFLTPPLTPRKAKGLVPRDLFRRIGHGSGFDSGTTVVLRGSPLKRRTSLQALAGTRSGPDHSSETSSSASSGDSGNWSATETPYTGEVLADSHSPDTASVKVALGRDSSRRHPLSKSSPGGATARTIDEVFCQPRPTVLTVEKAAAARIYVETHYNNLLNKPSGRELRKRYLESQLYYCSHLTADQKDAVRFSFYQQETSYTRQCRVLRTRSMAPLRENSTAQADRYECLKILGRGSFGVVKLVRENEDEDEDKPYPRQVFAMKRGTFVPRGIYSSLLKAQTGALPFLYPPSTHRAKQQRLTVGLFSSPSRRIVPLVASFQDLRSLYLVMEYMPGGDFLGLLIRENILHESVARFYIAEMVLAVEEAHRLKFIHRDIKPDNFLISASGHLKISDFGLAFDGHWSHDASYFNYHRYSLLRKLGIRVDGDTDDQKKCEIVSTQPSWLQSINEVIERHDRRDDLSKNNLSHLLGWRNRCGNRDAAHSVVGTSQYMAPEVIRACRGCEPHVSEKCKDLVYGLIQDKETRLCSTRYETRSRAQINATTSVDFFGRFVFPDDAEDIKAHRWFKNFPWEHIHAMSPPFVPRISSMDDTHYFEESEPVEDFSDSSPEAIEVTDDDVRSILYDLRRVVQDAAIDLISAPYDSARLRSADHQIDIDSHLTPYERKVLKHFIRIYGKKERKRPRDILLRDENTKDVVMDVRKKTAFLGYSWRRMRPGGYCVIPT comes from the exons ATGTTGCCCAGGGTCCCCAGCAAGAGGAACTGCCCTGCGGCGGGGGAGGCGGAGATGGTGCCCGCCCACGTACCGTCCGCGCTTCCGGCGAGCGACGGGGACGATGGCATGGGCCCCAACATCATCTTTCTCACCCATGCGCGAGCCAACCTTTGGTCCGGGATTCGAGGAGCCATGAAGGCCATCGGTCGAGCCAGCCGAAGCGGTGAGTCCCACACGCAAGCGTCCTGTCCCCCAGCTCCCATCCCCCAGCCCAGCAGGCACCCTAATGGGGCCCTTCCATCAGAATCGGAAAGTTCCCCTGTTCTCGACTGGAGTGCGGCCAGGAACCGCGCGGTCCAGGGCAAGGGGAAGAGTGTCATCGGCGAGAGAGGTTTTCTGACGCCGCCATTGACGCCGCGAAAAGCCAAGGGGCTTGTGCCGCGGGACCTATTCAGGAGGATCGGCCATGGTTCCGGATTCGACTCCGGCACCACCGTGGTCCTGCGCGGCTCTCCCCTGAAACGACGAACATCTCTCCAGGCTCTTGCCGGCACGCGGTCCGGCCCAGACCACTCGAGCGAGACCAGCAGTTCGGCTTCATCCGGCGACAGCGGCAACTGGTCGGCAACGGAAACCCCCTATACCGGGGAGGTGCTTGCCGACTCCCACTCTCCCGATACCGCGTCGGTGAAAGTCGCTCTCGGCAGGGATAGCAGTCGCCGGCACCCTCTGTCCAAGTCGAGTCCGGGCGGAGCCACCGCTCGGACGATTGACGAAGTCTTTTGtcagcctcggccgacggtgctGACGGTGGAAAAAGCGGCAGCTGCTCGGATATATGTTGAGACGCACTACAACAATCTCCTCAACAAGCCGAGTGGCCGCGAACTTCGAAAACGGTACCTCGAGTCTCAGCTATACTATTGCTCTCACCTGACGGCCGACCAGAAGGACGCAGTGCGCTTCTCGTTCTACCAGCAGGAGACGAGCTATACCCGACAATGCCGAGTGTTGCGCACTCGATCGATGGCTCCTTTGAGGGAGAACAGCACTGCCCAAGCCGACAGGTACGAGTGCCTCAAGATTCTCGGTAGGGGCAGTTTTGGCGTCGTAAAGCTGGTGCGAGaaaacgaggacgaggacgaggacaagcCTTACCCGAGGCAGGTCTTTGCCATGAAG AGGGGCACCTTCGTGCCGAGAGGGATTTACTCGTCTCTTCTGAAGGCTCAAACTGGTGCGCTCCCCTTCCTCTACCCTCCCTCCACGCACCGTGCCAAACAGCAGAGGCTAACAGTCGGCCTTTTCTCTTCCCCCTCGCGCAGGATCGTTCCCCTGGTTGCCAGCTTCCAAGACTTGCGGAGCTTGTATTTGGTGATGGAGTACATGCCTGGCGGGGACTTCCTTGGGCTGCTGATCAGGGAAAATATCCTTCACGAATCCGTCGCTCGCTTTTACATTGCCGAGATGGTGCTTGCAGTAGAAGAGGCTCATCGGCTCAAATTTATCCATCGTGATATCAAGCCGGACAATTTTCTCATCTCGGCATCCGGCCACCTTAAGATTTCCGACTTCGGACTGGCTTTTGACGGACATTGGTCTCACGACGCCTCTTACTTCAACTACCATCGGTACTCGCTGCTGAGGAAGCTGGGGATTCGAGTTGACGGAGACACAGATGATCAGAAGAAGTGCGAGATTGTTTCGACCCAGCCCTCGTGGCTCCAGTCCATAAATGAAGTGATAGAGAGGCACGACAGACGGGATGACTTGAGCAAGAATAATCTCTCACACCTCCTGGGCTGGAGAAACCGGTGCGGCAACCGGGATGCTGCAcattccgtcgtcggcaccagcCAGTACATGGCCCCCGAGGTCATCAGGGCTTGCCGCGGCTGCGA GCCCCACGTCAGCGAGAAATGCAAGGACTTGGTATACGGCTTGATCCAAGACAAAGAGACACGGTTGTGCTCAACACGGTACGAGACGAGAAGCCGCGCGCAGATCAACGCGACGACCTCCGTCGATTTCTTCGGGCGATTCGTgttccccgacgacgccgaggataTCAAAGCCCACCGGTGGTTCAAAAACTTCCCTTGGGAGCACATTCACGCCATGAGCCCTCCCTTCGTCCCCCGCATTTCGAGCATGGACGACACGCACTACTTTGAAGAATCGGAACCGGTCGAGGACTTTTCCGACTCGTCGCCAGAAGCAATCGAggtcaccgacgacgacgttcgGTCCATACTGTACGACCTACGACGGGTTGTGCAAGACGCTGCCATCGATCTCATCTCGGCGCCGTACGATTCCGCGCGGCTCCGTAGCGCCGATCACCAGATCGACATTGACAGCCATCTCACTCCGTACGAGAGGAAGGTTCTGAAGCATTTCATCCGCATATACGGCAAGAAGGAGCGCAAGCGACCTAGAGACATCCTATTGCGTGACGAGAACACCAAGGATGTGGTGATGGACGTGCGCAAGAAGACGGCCTTTCTAGGGTACAGTTGGCGACGGATGAGGCCGGGGGGCTACTGCGTGATACCGACGTAG
- a CDS encoding ThiJ/PfpI family protein produces the protein MSQHIRIGVFIPSGAQTLDTACVDVLGVMSKEYLSAIPMLPSHVSDIAPRVTISYITTPTQGTLIPLTSGMTIKATHDYTDAEVAPGKLDLVVVPGPDPAAEFDQAALDWLARQARTVGVDVLSICTGIFVCGAAGIVDGKRASGPRGLQDMLKSRFPLIRLVGNEYRWVQDGNFWSSGGVTNGNDLMAAYARASGKHWPASVAEIGIQLTEVGDRGQFYGEGRSLFMAGFAWQLLKAWFAYFRAPAKGEGSGEMKKGQ, from the exons ATGTCGCAACACATTCGGATCGGCGTCTTCATTCCCAGCGGCGCGCAGACGCTGGACACGGCGTGCGTCGATGTTCTCGGCGTCATGTCCAAGGAATACCTCTCAGCCATTCCGATGCTGCCATCACACGTGTCGGACATTGCACCGAGGGTGACGATTTCGTACATAACCACGCCGACGCAGGGTACGCTGATCCCCCTGACGTCGGGCATGACTATCAAGGCAACGCACGACTACACTGATGCCGAGGTGGCACCGGGCAAGCTCGACCTGGTCGTGGTGCCGGGTCCGGACCCGGCGGCCGAGTTTGACCAGGCGGCCCTCGATTGGCTGGCGCGGCAGGCGAGGACGGTAGGGGTCGACGTCTTGAGCATCTGCACGGGCATCTTCGTCTGTGGCGCGGCGGGCATCGTCGATGGGAAGCGCGCGAGCGGCCCGCGAGGTTTGCAGGACATGCTGAAGTCACGCTTCCCCCTCATACGGCTGGTGGGGAACGAGTATCGGTGGGTGCAGGATGGTAACTTTTGGTCCAGCG GCGGCGTCACGAACGGCAACGACCTGATGGCGGCTTACGCGCGGGCCAGCGGCAAGCATTGGCCGGCGTCTGTGGCCGAGATTGGCATCCAGCTGACCGAAGTCGGCGATCGTGGGCAGTTCTACGGCGAGGGGAGGAGCCTGTTCATGGCTGGATTTGCGTGGCAACTGCTCAAGGCCTGGTTTGCCTACTTTCGAGCTCCGGCGAAGGGAGAAGGCTCCGGCGAGATGAAGAAGGGGCAATGA
- a CDS encoding putative FPR3-prolyl cis-trans isomerase, whose product MSAFPGPVYGLEVPPGEILIPAGMEFPASFRITMAALDPTEEPEADEEGNIPNVPRSTLRLVKRAFPGLDDDSDDEIDDEYMRAMLAASDDDDEDDDDEPNGGPSDAKKKKQSLAIKKLLEAAQEEEEEEDEEMEDAKPNGVKKGKGKAKAKADEEDDEEDSDEDSDDDSEEGADLENFVVCTLDTERNYQQTLDITVNHGEKVFFVVTGTHTVYLTGNYVMDDDEDSEDDEDYDFDPEELEDALGSDVSDDESDELDDIRIEEVDSEEEAPKLVETKKGKNKRAAEDAAENLDDMIKADDAKLSKKQQKKLKNNKGEAVAAEDGKKDSKKVQFAKNLEQGPTGSEKAKQPAKASTGVKVVQGVTIDDRTIGNGRTVKSGDTVGVRYIGKLANGQQFDANKKGKPFSFKVGKGQVIKGWDVGVVGMAIGGERRLTIPANLGYGSRGMPGIPANSQLIFDVKVLEIK is encoded by the exons ATGTCCGCTTTCCCCGGTCCCGTCTACGGGCTTGAGGTCCCGCCTGGCGAGATCTTGATCCCCGCCGGCATGGAATTCCCTGCCTCT TTCCGCATCACCATGGCTGCTCTCGACCCGACGGAGGAgcccgaggcggacgaggagggtaACATTCCCAACGTCCCCCGCTCTACCCTGCGCCTCGTCAAGCGTGCCTTCCCCGGCCTTGACGATGACTCGGATGATGAGATTGACGACGAGTACATGCGCGCCatgctcgccgcctcggatgatgacgacgaggatgacgacgacgagcccaaCGGCGGCCCCAGCGACgccaagaagaagaagcagtCCCTCGCCATCAAgaagctcctcgaggccgcccaggaggaggaggaggaggaggatgaggagatggaggatgCCAAGCCCAACGGCGTcaagaagggcaagggcaaggccaaagccaaggccgacgaggaggacgacgaggaggactcggacgaggactCGGATGATGACAGCGAGGAGGGAGCCGACCTCGAGAACTTTGTCGTCTGCACCCTCGACACGGAGCGG AACTACCAGCAGACGCTCGACATCACCGTCAACCACGGCGAGAAGGTCTTCTTTGTCGTCACCGGCACCCACACCGTCTACCTGACGGGAAACTATgtcatggacgacgatgaggatagcgaggacgatgaggaCTACGACTTCGAccccgaggagctcgaggatgccctcggctccgacgtcagcgacgacgaaagcgacgagctcgacgacatccgcatcgaggaggtcgactccgaggaggaggccccCAAGCTGGTCGAGACCAAGAAGGGCAAGAACaagcgcgccgccgaggacgcggccgagaacctcgacgacatgatcaaggccgacgacgccaagctGTCTAAGAAGCAGCAGAAGAAGCTCAAGAACAACAAGGGCGAGGctgtcgcggccgaggatggcaaGAAGGACAGCAAGAAGGTCCAGTTCGCCAAGAACCTCGAGCAGGGCCCTACCGGCTCCGAGAAGGCCAAGCAGCCCGCCAAGGCCTCCACCGGCGTCAAGGTCGTCCAGGGCGTCACCATCGACGACCGCACCATCGGCAACGGCCGCACGGTCAAGAGCGGCGACACCGTCGGCGTTCGCTACATCGGCAAGCTCGCCAACGGACAGCAGTTTGATG CGAACAAGAAGGGCAAGCCCTTCTCCTTCAAGGTCGGCAAGGGCCAGGTCATCAAGGGTTGGGACGTCGGTGTTGTCGGAatggccatcggcggcgagcgtcgccTGACCATCCCCGCCAACCTCGGCTACGGCTCCCGCGGCATGCCTGGCATCCCCGCCAACAGCCAACTGATCTTTGATGTCAAGGTCCTCGAGATCAAGTGA
- a CDS encoding dUTP diphosphatase, which produces MSSATMETNGTNGTNTAPAAKRVKTGDDAAAGSMLQAQAETCAMQVKKLSPNGRVPTRGSAFAAGYDMYAARDTVVPARGKVLVDTDISIAVPAGTYGRIAPRSGLACKHFIDTGAGVIDADYRGQVKILLFNHAEADYEVKEGDRIAQLILERIVTPEVVEVEKLDESVRGAGGFGSTGKQ; this is translated from the exons ATGTCCTCAGCGACGATGGAGACCAACGGCACCAACGGCACCAACACTGCTCCGGCGGCGAAGCGTGTCAAGACGGGCGACGATGCTGCGGCCGGCTCGATGCTGCAGGCCCAGGCCGAGACGTGCGCGATGCAGGTCAAGAAACTTTCGCCGAACGGCCGCGTGCCTACTCGTGGCagcgcctttgccgccggcTACGACATGTACGCGGCCCGGGACACCGTAGTTCCCGCGCGCGGCAAGGTGCTCGTCGACACGGACATCAGCATCGCCGTCCCCGCCGGCACCT ATGGCCGGATCGCGCCACGTTCTGGCCTCGCCTGCAAGCACTTCATCGACACGGGTGCGGGCGTCATCGATGCCGACTACCGCGGCCAGGTCAAAATCCTGCTCTTCAACCACGCCGAGGCTGACTACGAGGTCAAGGAGGGCGACCGCATCGCCCAACTCATCCTCGAACGCATCGTGACccccgaggtcgtcgaggtcgagaagctcgacgagAGTGTCCGCGGTGCTGGTGGCTTTGGCAGCACGGGCAAACAGTGA
- a CDS encoding KH domain RNA binding protein produces MSASPTQPTQSVKRPLEEVSSPSRATDQPDAKRPALDKITKADAEVEIDAAVADLEATAASVSQTADDKTNGAQPDQGGASTVPDAAAAAAAAPAVPAADPTANAAVNDETAWIHIRAIISSPEAATIIGKGGENVSNIRKMSGAKCTVSDYQKGAVERILTVSGIVDAVAKAFGLIIRTLNNEPLNEKSTTSSKTYPLRLLVPHILIGSIIGKGGARIKEIQDASGARLNASDTCLPFSTERSLVVMGVADAVHIATYYVGSTLVEQLNERFGGPAASAYATRSGAPAGPIPGGMQVVPYSPFPVGGHYGRSENYGRNQERRNHHHMAPAPYPQQYPQGAAQPNPAVPIHYGAQPAAAYGAAPHMQPPMAQHGGAPQPHGGPQGQPMAGGAMPGGTPVTQQIYIPNDMVGAIIGKGGQKINEIRQISGSVIKINEPQDNSNERLVTVTGTEECNRMALYMLYSRLGEDKSPAPPPLYPVGFHDGC; encoded by the exons ATGTCTGCATCGCCCACGCAGCCGACGCAGTCGGTCAAACGACCTCTAGAGGAGGTCTCGTCCCCCTCTCGCGCTACCGATCAACCCGACGCCAAACGCCCTGCTCTCGATAAGATCACCaaggccgatgccgaggtcgagatcgacgccgccgttgccgacctcgaggccaccgccgccagcgTGAGTCAGACAGCCGACGACAAGACAAATGGCGCCCAGCCGGACCAGGGGGGTGCCAGCACCgttcccgacgccgccgccgccgccgccgccgctcccgcGGTGCCCGCGGCCGACCCGACGGCCAACGCAGCCGTGAACGACGAGACGGCATGGATTCACATCCGCGCCATCATTTCGAGCCCCGAGGCTGCGACGATCATCGGAAAGGGCGGCGAAAATGTGTCCAACATTCGCAAGATGTCCGGTGCCAAGTGTACCGTCAGCGACTACCAgaagggcgccgtcgagcgaaTCCTGACCGTCAGCGGCATAGTGGACGCTGTTGCCAAG GCATTTGGCCTGATTATTCGAACGCTCAACAACGAGCCGCTCAACGAGAAGTCTACCACATCCTCCAAGACGTACCCCCTCCGCCTGCTCGTCCCCCACATCCTGATCGGTTCCATCATCGGCAAGGGCGGCGCTAGAATCAAGGAGATTCAGGATGCCTCAGGTGCCAGGCTCAACGCGTCCGACACCTGCCTGCCCTTCTCCACCGAACGATCTCTGGTGGTcatgggcgtcgccgacgccgtccacATTGCCACGTACTACGTCGGCAGCACCCTCGTAGAGCAACTTAACGAGCGATTCGGCGGCCCGGCTGCGTCTGCCTATGCCACCCGCAGCGGCGCCCCCGCCGGACCGATCCCTGGCGGCATGCAAGTCGTCCCCTACTCCCCCttccccgtcggcggccactACGGTCGTTCGGAGAACTACGGCCGGAACCAGGAGCGACGCAACCATCACCACATGgcgcctgctccgtaccccCAGCAGTACCCGCAGGGAGCCGCCCAGCCAAACCCAGCCGTCCCCATCCACTACGGcgcgcagccggcggcggcgtacgGCGCCGCCCCGCACATGCAGCCTCCCATGGCCCAGCACGGCGGCGCGCCCCAGCCGCACGGAGGACCCCAGGGCCAGCCCATGGCCGGTGGAGCCATGCCGGGAGGTACCCCCGTGACACAGCAGATCTACATTCCCAACGACATGgtcggcgccatcatcggcaagGGTGGCCAGAAGATCAACGAGATCCGTCAGATCAGTGGCAGCGTCATTAAGATTAACGAACCGCAGGATAACAGCAACGAGCGTCTGGTCACGGTGACGGGAACGGAAGAATGCAACCGCATGGCCCTGTACATGCTCTACTCGCGTCTAGGTGAGGACAAATCtccagcccccccccccctttacCCGGTCGGCTTCCATGACGGTTGCTAA
- a CDS encoding proliferating cell nuclear antigen, which produces MLEARLEQANILKKVVDAIKDLVQDCNFDCNDSGIALQAMDNSHVALVSMMLKAEGFSPYRCDRNIALGVNLTSLTKVLRAAQNEDILTLKAEDAPDVLNLVFESSENDRISEYDLKLMDIDQEHLGIPETEYASTISMPAAEFRRICTDLAAMSESVSIDANKDGVKFSCNGDIGNGSVTLRSHTNVEKPELNVDIELTEPVSLTFSLKYLVNFCKAAALSNQVKICLSSEVPLLVEYNLSGSSYLRFYLAPKIGDEDYPRQQLSAANLRSHGQQPPIAATLSSSSHPQRQPPSAAATFSSSHLQQPPSATNLTAQVAQYQLGSITIDVNVGNKIAVFVLQSLGYDVAALNTVQFSNHTGYGRWTGTKASADEIADLFRGLQQCYLDDFDMMLSGYVPGAEAVAAVGDIAKELIKKAEPRPGSFFWVLDPVMGDNGKIYVAEDVVPAYKSLVPLADLILPNQFEAEFVPSPPSALPTLPATADADLGSSALPRLLSGVKIDDMKSLEQAISALHDDYRVPHVVITSVNLSASNHPTKQLSVVGSSRTSTGRSRLFQITFPAIDCYFCGTGDMFGALMAMRMREAVEAVPGLRQQPHWLSGDDVPVLELPLAKAAAKVLASMHQILTLTKDAMPAIIERTKATLSDQDKADNGKAHAIMSKAAELQLTQNLDCLRAPTVEFKATAIVHDKRRHEMDAV; this is translated from the exons AATGACTCGGGCATCGCGCTCCAAGCCATGGACAACTCccacgtcgccctcgtctccatGATGCTCAAGGCCGAAGGCTTCTCCCCTTACCGATGCGACCGCAACATCGCGCTGGGCGTGAACCTGACGTCGCTGACCAAGGTGCTGCGCGCGGCCCAGAACGAGGACATCCTGACGctcaaggccgaggacgcgccCGATGTGCTGAACCTCGTCTTCGAGAGCAGCGAGAACGACCGCATCAGCGAGTACGACCTCAAGCTCATGGACATTGACCAGGAGCACCTCGGAATCCCGGAGACGGAGTACGCGTCCACCatctcgatgccggccgccgAGTTTCGGAGAATTTGCACAGACCTGGCGGCCATGTCTGAGTCGG TCAGCATCGACGCCAACAAGGATGGCGTCAAGTTCTCGTGCAACGGTGACATCGGCAACGGATCCGTCACGCTGCGAAGCCACACCAACGTGGAGAAGCCCGAGCTCAATGTGGACATTGAGCTGACGGAGCCCGTCTCCCTGACCTTTTCGCTCAAGTACCTGGTCAACTTTTgcaaggccgccgccctgtCGAACCAGGTCAAGATCTGCCTCTCGAGCGAGGTCCCCTTGCTGGTTGAGTACAACCTGTCAGGTAGCAGCTACCTGCGCTTCTACCTGGCGCCCAAG ATTGGTGACGAGGA CTACCCTCGGCAGCAACTCTCGGCAGCCAATCTCCGTAGCCACGGCCAGCAGCCACCGATAGCAGCCACcctcagcagcagcagccaccCCCAGCGGCAGCCACCCTCTGCAGCAGCCACCTTCAGCAGCAGCCACCTTCAGCAGCCACCCTCGGCAACTAACCTCACTGCACAAGTCGCGCAATACCAGCTTGGgtccatcaccatcgacgT GAACGTCGGAAACAAGAttgccgtcttcgtcctccaGTCGCTGGGCTACGATGTTGCCGCCCTCAATACGGTGCAGTTCA GCAACCACACCGGGTACGGGCGATGGACCGGCACGAaggcgtcggccgacgagatcgCCGACCTCTTCCGTGGCCTTCAGCAGTGCTACCTCGATGACTTCGACATGATGCTTTCGGGCTACGTCCctggcgccgaggccgtcgccgccgtcggcgacattGCCAAGGAGCTCATCAAAAAGGCTGAACCGAGGCCCGGCTCATTCTTCTGGGTCCTCGACCCCGTCATGGGAGACAACGGCAAGATAtacgtcgccgaggacgttGTCCCCGCCTACAAATCTCTTGTTCCGTTGGCAGACCTCATATTGCCCAACCAGTTCGAGGCCGAGTTCGTcccttcccccccctccgcGCTCCCGACTCtcccggcgacggccgatgcTGACCTTGGCTCGTCTGCGCTTCCCAGGCTGCTGTCCGGCGTCAAGATCGACGACATGAAGAGCCTGGAGCAGGCGATAAGTGCTCTGCACGACGATTACCGCGTGCCCCACGTCGTCATCACCTCGGTTAACCTGTCGGCCTCCAACCACCCGACAAAGCAgctctccgtcgtcggctcgagCAGAACGTCGACCGGCAGGTCTCGCCTCTTCCAAATCACCTTTCCCGCCATCGACTGCTACTTCTGCGGCACCGGCGATATGTTTGGCGCCCTCATGGCGATGCGCAtgcgcgaggccgtcgaggcggtcCCGGGCCTGCGACAGCAGCCGCACTGGCtgagcggcgacgacgtgccCGTGCTGGAGCTGCCACTTGCCAAGGCGGCTGCCAAGGTCCTGGCCAGCATGCACCAGATTCTGACGCTGACGAAGGATGCCATGCCCGCCATTATCGAGCGGACCAAGGCCACGCTGTCGGACCAAGACAAGGCCGACAACGGCAAGGCGCATGCCATCATgtccaaggcggccgagctgcaATTGACGCAGAATCTGGATTGCCTGCGGGCCCCGACCGTCGAGTTCAAGGCAACAGCGATAGTACATGACAAACGGAGACACGAGATGGATGCTGTATAA
- a CDS encoding hypothetical protein (related to human and mouse neutral sphingomyelinase), with protein sequence MPAAMAATSPDQDDAHGPAEINLLTLNCWGLLHISTLRTPRLLEIGRRIASLDPVPHIVCLQECWVQDDYLAVRDAVAHILPHAKFYHSGAFGGGLALLSRWPIEESSMVPYPLNGRPTAFWRGDWYVGKGVACATLRIGPREGDVVHLFNTHTHAPYESGPNDSYLCHRTAQAWEVAKLLRAASQRGHLVLALGDFNMYPRSLPHRIITARSPVRDVWRVLHPESSIGPADFPAEKARARPVPSAARNLEENGASSDGLYNTWRWTKKQQKQLLAGKDRLVDPDAEDVNGKRLDYIFASTAAESNRGWVVDSAAVVMTERHPDLRVSLSDHFGVLATLRHHAISSTDADKAADAQLNGPPNHDHHPLCVSDYDEILAMTHRYAARERSERRWRAIRFYAALVLWIACLVAVWWSPRHFVSFILVLLASLGLAAGVVEGLLALLFFSSEIRKLKEFEWEVQNARWAALATSQESAKSA encoded by the exons ATGCCAGCGGCGATGGCTGCGACGTCCCCTGACCAGGACGACGCACACGGCCCCGCCGAGATCAACCTCCTCACCCTCAACTGCTGGGGTCTTCTCCACATATCGACCCTCCGCACCCCGCGCCTCCTCGAGATCGGCCGCAGGATTGCGAGCCTCGATCCCGTGCCGCACATCGTCTGTCTCCAGGAGTGCTGGGTCCAGGACGACTACCTCGCCGTCCGCGATGCTGTCGCCCACATCCTGCCCCATGCCAAGTTCTACCACAGCGGTgcctttggcggcggcctcgccctcctgaGCCGCTGGCCCATCGAGGAGAGCTCGATGGTCCCCTATCCTCTCAACGGCCGCCCGACCGCCTTCTGGAGGGGTGACTGGTACGTCGGCAAGGGTGTGGCCTGCGCGACACTGAGGATCGGCCCgcgcgagggcgacgtcgtgCATCTGTTCAACACCCAT ACGCACGCGCCCTACGAGTCCGGCCCGAACGACTCCTACCTCTGCCACCGCACCGCCCAAGCCTGGGAAGTCGCCAAGCTGCTGCGGGCCGCCTCCCAGCGCggccacctcgtcctcgccctcggcgacttCAACATGTACCCCCGCTCGCTGCCCCATCGCATCATCACCGCCCGCTCCCCCGTTCGTGATGTCTGGCGCGTCCTCCATCCCGAAAGCTCCATCGGCCCCGCCGACTTCccggccgagaaggcgcgCGCTCGTCCcgtcccctcggccgcccgcaACCTCGAGGAGAACGGCGCGAGCAGCGACGGCCTGTACAATACTTGGCGCTGGACCaagaagcagcagaagcagctgctcgccggcaaggatcgcctcgtcgaccccgacgccgaggatgtGAACGGTAAGCGTCTCGACTACATCTttgcctcgacggcggccgagtcgaatCGTGGCTGGGTCGTCGActctgccgccgtcgtcatgacTGAGCGCCACCCCGATCTCCGCGTCTCCCTGTCCGACCATTTTGGCGTCCTGGCCACCCTCAGGCACCACGCCATCTCCtccaccgacgccgacaaggcCGCTGATGCCCAGCTGAACGGACCGCCCAACCATGACCACCACCCGCTGTGCGTGTCCGACTACGACGAGATCCTCGCCATGACCCACAGGTACGCCGCCCGCGAGCGCTCCGAGCGTCGTTGGCGCGCCATTCGCTTCTACGCCGCCCTGGTCCTCTGGATCgcttgcctcgtcgccgtctggtGGAGCCCCCGTCACTTTGTTTCATTCATTCTTGTTCTCCTCGCCAGCCTCGGACtggcggccggcgtcgtcgagggcctcTTGGCCTTGCTGTTCTTCTCCTCCGAGATACGCAAGCTCAAGGAGTTTGAGTGGGAGGTTCAGAACGCGAGATGGGCTGCTCTTGCTACCAGCCAAGAGTCGGCCAAATCAGCATGA